The window ATCAGTTTAAAGAAACTTGTACCAGAATACTTTGTCATTCATATTCTCAACTCTTTGAGAAAGAAGCACTTGCCAAGTATCTTATGAACTTACTCCATTAAACATAAATTATTCATGGATAACAGAATAAATATCATTGCCATAATTTGGATATAAATACATGTATCGGCATTATAGCATATAACTAACACTTCAACCATTACAGTCATCACAATCATCATAAATGTAAATACAAAACAGAACATTAACTATTTGAGATTCTCAATTTTATAGGAgtaaatattgaaatagagtaACAAATGGAAATAGAAAATAGACAAGCATTCACAACTTCATTCATTAACTATCACGAGTATAAAAGAGAACATTAACTATCGCAAATACAAAAGAGATATTAACTATCACATAAACAAAAGAGAATAAAGGATTCACTAATCCTTTTGACATGATCACTTTTACACTAAATCCTAAAACCATCATATGTCATactacttttttaaaaataaatacaatCAACATCAATAATACAGATATGCCAATATCAAGCATGTAATTTCTAACATCTTTATCATGTCTTCAtacttcaaaattttcttcttcaacttgCTAATAACCACTTTATCGGCTGCATTTAGGGTGCCCTCTTCATCAGCATCGATCACAGGAACTGGCACATCACCCGATTCATCCAACCGTTGGGAGTATTCACAAGATATGCCTTTATTCTAACAAGAGGGAAAAAGCATAATTAATACAATTATCAGCAAACCCattcaaaccaaaaaaaatttcacctcTTTTCTTCAAAcccttaaaattttagaatcacactCAAAGAAAGGACACCGAATAAACTGTCTACCATAGTTTTTTGCCGTCCTCGAAGTGAAAATTGACGCATTCCTCCCGTAATACAGTTGAATTGTGAACTAACTCTTTAATTATTCATGCTTAACCCACTAGACCGACTCGATTCCACAATCGACCTTGCTCCCTGCCTCTAAGGTGTATATGTCCTTGAATCAACCTTCATGAGTCTCAATTAGGTTTAGATGAAGGGAACGGAGGGGTAGAAATGAGAAGGGTAGCAGAGGATGAGAGTGGTAGAGAGTAGGATGATGAGGGAATGAGAGGGTGAATGATAGAAAGACAAATAGGATGGATCTGCAGTTGGGTATTATTTAACCATTTAACACCGTCAACCACTCAATTTAACGAAATGACCTGCCTGATGTAGCAAAATGATTGAATTGATGTGTCATTAACTTTAGAGACTTCACTAATGTAGCAAATGACTTTATCTGATGTAGCAAATGACCTATCAGATGTTGCAAAGTATTGACTTGATGTAGCAAAAGGACCTAACCGATGGGCGAATTTTATAACTCAGGGATCCAAGTGAGGGAAAAAATACCTTGGGACCCCAAGTGATGTAAACCAGATAActcagggaccaaattgactAATTACTCTGTAATAGTAAATTACTTCAATGTTTGATTTGGTAGATTGAGTTTCTATTGATTTTACTAAACAAACTCGCATATATATACGAGTCTATCAAATTTAAGTTTTCATGGACGAGACAATTTGAACTTCCAGATACCATAATGCatgaaaaaatatcaaatttaatttgtatatttcAGCCAAAACGATCATGAGATATATACTAATATTGCACAATAgcttgaaaataataatttaacatcgAATTTTTAGAAATGCAACCTTCTCTCACTGATATTAATAATCAACATAATAGAAATTACTGACCAAAatatacccaaaaaaataaatataaaaaatactgTGGATGTCTGGTATCCAAATGGTTAGGCTTAGGTTAATCGCCTTGATGTCTTGAGTTTGAGTTGCTCTTCGCGCAACCATGATTTTCCTAAAGTAAGAATCTTAATTTCGTGTAGATAAGAAAGCTCATAGGATGTGTTGAATTTTATTCAACGATGTGGCCCCACATATGTATTATACGCTATGTATTATGTGTTGTCCTATTAATAGGTCCGATTAAGCGATCTATTAAAGTTTAAGATGATGGACCTTATCAATATCTCGGTAAAATATGGGACTTAATATGCAAATACAAAAGGGTAATTTATGATTCTAAGATGGGCGGAGTTAAAAATTGCAATAATCTCGGGCACTAAAATGCAATTGAGGGGTTATGGTCCCAAGTCGAAAGAATTTGGGCCTCAAGGAAAAAGACAAGCCACTTAGGATTTGGGCCTGGTTCTACGCTTTACATTACACATTATATGGAATCAGACTAAGTAAACATCAATCATTTCCGACTTTTAGATTAGAACTAAAAGGTTTCCCGCAGCTAGCCAAAGCTAGTAGTGTATCCATTACACATAGTTGTACATTGATAAAACAATCACATAGACGCATCAAAGTCAAAGAACTCGAAATGCATGAGCAGCTTGACCGATTTGTATCTGTTCCCTTTACGGCTAAATAAAGAAACTGCTCGTATCCCTTCTCTCAGCTCGGACACTGGTAGGCATGTTTGACCTCCAAAGTCGTGCTTTCCGGAGGTGTCATACTCTTGGACCTCGATCCGGAGAACCGCCAGCTCCGGTACAGTGAGTGAGAAGTGGAACTCCTCGTTCCATACAGGGACCCAATCATCTTCAATGGCCCTGCTTCTCTTCGTTGTTGTATCAGCTGGAACTCCGACAATCCCAACCTGTAATTAAatactcaatttaatttatttgagtGAGGTCGAGCAGTCTAGTccaccaatatatatatatatatatatatatatcagttgTTTCTGTTTCAGCAACTGCACGCAGAAGGAAGGAGGAGGCTAATCTTCATCTGTtataactaaataaaaaatatataaggtAGGTAGCTGGGTAAAAGCAAATATCTATCTATCGTACGTACTTACCTTGGTAAAGAAGTCGGGTGGGGAGTAGAGATCAAAATGAGTGTGGGGGAAATCCAAATGCCATCCATCCCCCATGTACAATTTAACCTACAATTtaacatacacacacacacatatatatatatatatagtttacaGCAGCAGAGAGATGCATGGATCAGCGAGTGATCCCCGTacctacatatatatgtattgtatATATCGCTGGgaatcaataataatattgcATGCTCTTGCACACACGCTTAAAACAGATTAATTGATTAACCTTGAGGGTCTTTTTCACTGGAAGGTTTGCTCCCGGATTGAAGATCTCGCTTCTGTTCAATAAGAAATCAGGCTTTTTGATATATCCACATCCGCCATTGGCTCTGAACATGCCTTGCATGATCCACAGGTACTTCCCATAGCCCTAGACAGACACACAATCAACTCCcgattatttaatttttatttgtcatTTAAGAATCATTATAGCagtagctatatatatatataattattaaaaaaaaaaaagaaggaagatcaagtttatatatattgatcaaGGCTTGTTCCGATTATAACAGCAAAAATAGAGAAACCTGCATGTTTAATGCGACCATCTGAGCTCCATGCATCCAACCAAGCAACGGATTGTAGTTAGATGAGTCGAAACGCGCCCCTTTAGGGTATATCCTCAGCAGATTCTTCTGGGTGAAtctagaaattaaattaaccAGAAATTAACCATCAGTCTTCGATCCCCTGCCCCTCTCCCTCCCAAAACAAATTCTGATAGAAATGACTGTCTGGAGAatgagctatatatatatatatatatatgtagaaaaGCTCACAACACAAGCAAAGCAAAGTCCATGCATCATATATAATCTAACTCGAGCTAGCTTGGCTAGGCACCTGACAATTTCAGTCCCATGTGATCTCGATATGGCTTCTAGCTCTTGCTCGCTCAAACTAAGACGTCTAACCTTATTGAGATCAGTTCTCAACCAGCTTTGAACTCCTCCTTTTGGCTTTCCTGCATGGATGGcaattaatttcttatattcaGGAGCTtttactccatcttcattggGCTCTGCTTCTCCCTCTTCTGCTTCTTCCTGCTGCTAAGGGGTCAGACAGTGGAAAGCCAGAATCCGTAGCAGTTcctcataataaaattttaggaaaaagaaaacatagtTAAATGCCTTAATTACCTGCGTGGTTTCTTCCATACTGTCCTGAGTCTCAAGGTATTCTTTTGGTGGTTTGGTTGAGatcattatctttttcttcagcGATTCAGGCGAGGGGAATTCTGCCAAGGATTCCGATTCAGGTAGGTGCAGCATCTCCCCGAATGTTTTTGAAACCATCTGAACAAAGAAaggatcatatatatacacgtatcTCGTCATGCCATGGTTATCCAATGCACATAATCATCTCAACAGTTTTCATGGATGATTGAATCTGAGAGTGTCCTTGGTTAGTCATACCTTTGCCACTTTAGCTTGAAGAGCTGGAGTCAGATGGTCTTCAAAGGTTATGACAACAGGGTAGTCTGATATAACAAAAGCATAATCCTTGGTGGCGTGCAGACATTTCATGAGACCTACTGGAGTGGTTAACGTCCTGTATCATACGGAGTAAGAAAACAAACAGCCTATTGGGAGATTTATCCAAGATGCCAGACGCTATGATTCTTGGTTATAACAGAAATTAAAATAGTTTAAATAATGTTGGAATCGTCACAAACATTCAATCGCCATACCCCCCATGACAAACTTCGACTTTGTCCCCTGTGGCATTTGGCCACAGATCCAACTCAATTACTCTCACGCCTTTCGCTAGGGCCTTCTTAATGGGCTCACTGCTGCAGTCACTACTTAGTTGATTCCCTGTTAAGTAGGAGTTGTGCCCTGTGTACAGATAATAATGGGCCAGGGGAGCATTCATGTCATGGTGCACCTGGAATAAAAGACATATGTATAGGCGTCCAAGAGGTGTTAATGGGGGAGACACAGGAGGACCTTCTATTTCCACAAAGttcaattcaaaatttaaacaAATTCCGGTCTGCCGGGAGAAGGAGAGATATATAGGAATACCTGAGGGGATGGAGGGATGGGAGGATTGTGGTCACTGAGAAGATAGCGGAAGAAAGCGTTGAGATGTAGGCCACCCTTTCTGTGGAAGACATTGAGATGCTTAAGGCTGTGAAAGATTGCTTCAGCattctctttggttgcatTCTTCTCTCTTTGGAATTCTAACAGGAACCTGTGGAGATGATCAATGCCCATGGTGCCGTTCTCCGAGTATTGGTTGAACAGGTCTATGATGTCTTGAGGTGGTTCGGCCTCCCTGATCTTGAACCTCCTCCGGAAACAGAAGCATACCCTGAAAGTAgacatttttctatttctttggGAGGTTTAAGGATTAGGATTATCTGGATAATGAGACAATACACCTTAAGAGTTCCCCTACGCAATCATCTCATCGTGATTATTTATGCAGAGAAGGGTAGAAAGCTCGGAGCTTGTGGCATGCAATAGcataaagaaacaaaaaattaaatagaagTGCCAGGAATAGTAATAGTTATagaagtaataataataataataatagtagaaGGAATAGGAATGGCGTCTGAGCAAAGTTGAGAATATATGCTTTGCATTGCTTGCAGGTCGTAAGAATATAGAAAACCTCTGTCTCTGTTTCTCTGTATGTTTATTAACGCGAGAGGCCCATGGAAAAAGGTCTTTGAAGAAGTATACTGTGATGATGAATAACTGAAAAGCTTTCCTTCATATCTTTACTTCGTAAACGAGTTACATTACATTTCACAATTACAGCTCCTTTACTAGTTTCCCACCCAGATATATATGTCCTGCTGCACGGCACCCACCTCTCCTCATTTGCCTACCAATTTCTTCATCTCATTTCAGCTCTCGTGTTTTAAAGAAGATCATATTGGATGAGATCTTCTGTCTAGCAATAGAGAAGGAGAAAGTAGAAgttctatctctctctctctctctctctttccatGGCTCTTTTTGTCTGCAACCAGCTCTGCCCTGCCTTCACCCGTCTATGTCTGCTCCTGATCAAGCATTAACTGAACCATTCATTATAACACCGCGAGGAACTAGCATCACTTCCTGATTCCTCGTCTTCCTTGAGACGCCTGAAGAAGTCTCGCAAGTTATACTGCATTATTACACAGATTCATCGCCAATCTTTATGCATATAGGATGATAATGGATCAATTACACACAAAATTCCTAAAATAAGCATATGCATGCTGCATGGGCTCTGGTTCTGGtgtggaaagaaaaagaaaaatgatctATAGAAACCATTTTCTATAtaggattttatttatttgtgagAAGATCTATATAACCaactaataaatttataaccTCAAGTTGTACACGCTCTGTTATCGCTGTATAGTGACTGTGACAGTGCAAACGACCGTCCGGGGatgaataataattcattcaatAGTGCACATTCCTTTCCTGGAAATCTATTGATTGCCATATTACTCTAAACATTCCTTCCAGAATTGTATTTACACAGAAACAGATAGAAAGGACATGCATACATTAATCTGGCCTAATATAATACCACAGGAGGACGCAATGAAGCGACATCACGTCACGCCATAGTGCAAACCTTTTAGGCTTGGCAGTGAAGCAAGCAAACAGAAACTagaccgaaaaaaaaagggaaaaagaaaagaaaaaaagaatcgcCGTCAAGTGTCAAGGCCTGGGGAGGTAATGTATAAAGCTCTAAACTTTGAAGCTTTCCTATCTGTGAAAGACATCACATCACTCTGAAGCTTCATATTTACCATATAAATTATCCATaaagaagacaaaaacaaaTGGAAGCTATGTATTTCTAAACAGACGCGACTGCTCCGAACTTACTCCATCCGCCTCGCTCTCCCTATCATTTGATCTCAAGCTTGCATGGGGCGCGTTGGGGTGGGAAAGCAGTTGACTCTTCCAGGAATTCCCTCTGCTTTGCATCAGCAAAACAGAGAACAGAGTCCAAACAAATTTCCCTGGCAGATGCCGGTGAGATAGGCTTAAAGTCCATCAACTTCGAGTATCCTGCAATAAGATGGTACATGTAATCGTAAACACGATCCATGCTCAAACTTTCCATAAAATCTTGTCCGCCTCTTCCAATAGCTTCCGCCTGGATAGCAAAGAAAGGTGTTTGAACAGATAAATAAAAACCAGTTACTCACAGGTCCAGCTATTTGTAACAACAAACAATCGGATTCAGCTTTGATCATTCCTTTGCATTTTCTTTGCTGCCAATATACTTTCGAAAAGCTTGCCAAGGTCATTCATTTATTAGTTCTACAGTTGCAGTGAGCATAGTAAAAGTCCATGCAGACCACTGAACTGGCGAAGCCATCtcataaaatgaattaaaaataaagaaaaaaactctGCAGTGCATACATGAGGAGCAGAAAAAAATGTACCTTGGATGGGTTTACATTTCCCCAGTCAACTGCAAACTTTACGGAAGAGCATACGTTAGTAGAAGAGACAGGCCAATAGTTCTTCTTGGGAATGAGACCACGACTGAAGAAATCCTCATACTGTGGTGATATGATCAGTGCTAGAGAACCACAGGACAAGATATACTTCAAGCTCACAGACCAAGCATAACCTTCTGCATAAATCTTGTAGCTgtggaagaaagaaagatattTCTATTCAACAACTGCATCAGGAAATCCGGGTGTTCAAAAGTCCTAGCAGGTACGTCCATCCCTAAAATCTCACCGATGTTTACACTGGTTTGATAGTTTGGACTGTTCGTATCTAGCTTTTGCTTCTTCCACCCAATCCTGCAGTAAATGAGGAAAGGCGATATTGAGAAGCATAATGACTAGCAAACAGTTGAACCAATCACCTGGCTGACTTGATTTTTtacaaagatatatatatatatatatataggtgaaTCAGCGAAATCAACCTGTCGCATGATTTGCGCTCCCCACTTCCTAGAGTGATTGCACGTGAGTAGCTCTGTCCGTATGGGAGAATACACATCGGGGTTACCTTTCCAGTAAGCACGAGGGATTTTCTTTCTCCAACTCAGAGCACGTGAACCTTGCTTGATGTCGCCAAATTCCTTGTCCCAGGGATGTATGTTTGTCTCAGGCCTGCGAAATTTGTCGGAAAAGAAATGCAGGTAAAGAAATTACTACACTCTTGTGACTCCGGGGAATTACTGACCAATAgcaaatttattaaatatgagCCATGAGGATGACGAGACACAGAGATCCAATTCCATTGATGTAGGTAGTGTACTCTAGGCTCAAACCGAAGAGCCCTCTCAGCTCTGGAGCTGCAGATGAATCATCCGTCATACAGCGAAAAGATTAGAAGAGCTCTACTGTGTTCCCAATGGAATCATGACATCAAGCAGCAAGCATTCAGCTAAAGGACCGGGGTACGTCTACATACGCGGCGGACGgagatattattaatttataagttGAAAGATCGGACCCTAATCACTGACAAAAATTTACCCGAGCCGAGCCACAGACAGGAATGAGGAAAATTGGGCGTCAGTTCTTACCAGCCCCAGAAAGACCAGTCTGGAAAAGGAATATCAAAATGATCCGCTGTGGTGCAATAGCGGAACAAAGGCAAAGGCCTCGAGGCATGCTCAGTTCGGTTGATAGTAGGCTTGTCCATGCAGTCAAACATGAGATCAACATCAGGCACCAAGCCCGGGTACCTCCTGAGAAGCTGCAGCAGTCCCCACACCGTAAACATTGCGCGACTCTGCACGCAGGCGTAATAGAAATCAACGTAGAGCTTCCCGTCCAAAATAAGCACCCGGAACGCTGCAAAGTTCCTTGCTTGCTCGAGATCGGACAAGGATATCCCGGTGAGGGCCCATGGTTCGAGATCGCGGTGAATCCAACTGAAGAAATCCGGGCATGTCTCAGTGGGGTCGGGGAACTGGGCTCGGTCCGGGGTAGAATTGGGAGCGGCATAGGGGCAGGTGAGGTAGGAGCACTGGATGATCTTGGAAGCACGAGCATAGCGGGTCTGCTCGGTGAAGGTCTTGGGAGGGAAGAGGTGCCATGGCGTAGGCTCTAAGTTGTGACCGGCCACTGTTCCCGTCTGAGACAAGAAGTTGTCCACCTGTTGGacgaaaaaacaaaagaacgCCACAAACAAGAGTTAATGCAGTCAAAGAAggaagggagggagagaggggattcattcattcattcgtTTGATTGAAAACCAAAACAagcataattaattatataggAAAGGAAAAGGGTGTTTCTTTTTAAGGTTGTCAGGTTCATCACATTCAAATCACCAATTGTCAATAACAGAGACCTTGTAGAGGAGCAAAATGGtgaggaagaagagggaaaacgGGATGGCACAGGTGAAGAGATAGGAGGGTCTCCGGGATTGGGTTCTGGAGGGCAGCCCCATCGACATTGATATTGACAGGAAGGAAATGGTGAGCACTGCAGTTGAGAGGGTATGGATATCATCCAGCTGAAATTCAAAAacatgtttctttctttttcattattattattattagatgATTTTGCATTTGCCCCTTTTCCCATGTTCCTTCGTTCTATTCTAATTAAGCTCCGAGCCTCTCAAACAAATTAAGCAGTCAGTCATGGAAGGAAGGAAATGACTCagctctctcctctcctcttctttcccatccatccatccatccgcTTTTCTCTCTTCatcaattaaaaaagaaaaaagaaaaatttcttTGTTGGAGAAAGAGAATGTGTGCTCCGGGTCTTCTTGACCTTTCCCATTCCGGCGAATGGTTGACCACCACGCCACGCGTGCGGTGCGGCCATGGCCATGACCATGACCATGTTATCAAACAAATCCTGCTCTCTCTTCTATCTTTTCTTTAACAAAATTTACCATTGTTGTTATCTTTTACACCATCAATGGATCGGCATTCTTAGACTATGTCTAATGAGTCTCTCTTTTTTGTGTCTTCGAACTGGGTTTCAAGCTGGGCATTACATAGATGAGACACCTcgaaaatatttgatattcGAAACTCCAATGATCATCTCTTTATTTAGTCTCTATTGCGAGCCtacaattatttttagtaattaaaaGACTGccctttaaaataaaaataaaaagtgttGTGCTACCCGTAACATACCACGTTGACTGAAGCAGCGAGCCCCATGGAAGAAAGAAATTTGCccttcaaaaaatatatatatatataaagatgcTTTGCAATAGGGTTGCCACGTGGCAGTCTGCATTAGCTGGATAGCGTTTCTGTGCAGAGGCGTTCGCAACTGCTCTCCAACTGTGTGCATCTCTGTTGACGCGTCTCTCCATTGTCAAGTCAACAATGGAGATGCCCCCCATTACCAGCTTGAGATAGCCTTATTCTTGGAGCTTGGGAAGTAATCAAAACTTGGTGTGGGTCTTGTGTTCTATGGCCGTCGCATTGACACCTTGACAATCAACGACTGATGAATCaatattatctattttattcacaaaaaaatctattttcaaatattttgcCCCAATCAAGAGTATAATTTTGGGATGAATTAAATTAGGGCTGGCAATATTTCACAAGATACAATAACGCGACACGGATACGACACGaagttaaacgggtttgggTTGGACATTTTTGATAATCGGTCTAAACAGGTTcaacccgtttaaacacggttaataagcgtgtcttatcgggttgaacccgtgtaatttgattatacacgattaaacctgtttatttagacatgtttaatcgtgttactataatcatgtaacccgttaacccgtttatgtatttggatttaccaaaatatcattATGTAATCATAACTTCCTAAGTTCCTAacctaatttctttttctttctttcacccaatccaacacatgtcgtgttaacgtgttcggataaacgagttaatcggataaacatgtcgtgttaatgtaTCCCGGTAACTGAATTGATCGGATAAACAAattgtgttaacgtgtccggataacgtttataatcgtgttgtgtatacgtgtacctattatgcCACGTTTCAATAAACGGGTTTACACGTGTCTAAACAGGTTGATacggatataaacgtgtcgtgtatgggtttccaaaacctgacccgtttaataatcgtgtcgtatacaggttatgacttcgatgacacaaacccgtttaaacacgacacgaattgTCACCcctaaattaaataattattattctgcactgcttttattgtttttttagtGGGATATGAATGAATCATTTAGTGTGCttggtttttaaaaaaaattttaactctactcaactcaactccacttatcttcaattcaacaatacaattattactttttccattttttttataatttttttaacgattcaattcaatttttaatattaaattctctcaactattcattattttttttttcacaattcaacaacacaatcattacttaatcattagtttctctcaactattcattattttttcacactttttctcataattcaataatacaatcattacaaacaaattaaaaccaaaactcaactcaactcaattaaaaaaccaaacacattcttaaaatttttagcTATGCTTCGGTCCCAGTCTAAGCAAATTCTTGGGTCGCTTCAGCTGTTGCCAGTACAAATGTTTTCGTACTCGGAGATCAATGTTTCCTACTTGtacaaaatattattctcTGAGTCAGTTGACTACATGAACAATATAGTCCACTATATTGTACGTgtcgatattttattttcatataaataCGAACCATTTTTCCTTGAGTACAAAAGGACTGCATACTCATGTAGTCGATTAAATTTACATGCGGCAATTGAAATGTATATGCAGTTGATTGACTCGGAAAACAACGTCTCATACAAGAATTATCCCTAGTTTAATAACTAATAGGTCCCATTTGGTATGCGGGAATTGAATGAAATGGAAAGGAACGGATTCTATACAGGGAAATATAACAGTGTTGAGtaaaaaaatgtgattttcCAATGACTAATACAAAATGaaggaatataattataatattagacttatttatcaaattatcatgttatatacattcttaaatatatataaattaaaaaaatatatatgatagttCACACTATATAGCGTGGTAGGAGAGAATTCTTTCTTGGGATAAGGCTTATTCCatcaaaattaagaaaaaaaagatgataacAATGGAATGTAATTTCCAcgctaataaaaaaaataaagtgaaCGAAGAAATGAGTAGCTGGTTTCaacccagaaaaaaaaatctggaAAAAGAGTATTGTCATTGTCGTTGAGTTGAAAGAGAGCAACGACTAGGAAAcggagaaaggaaaaaaaaaatgctgtATGTGAGCGGCGAAGCGATGCCTCCGACGCTCCTCCTCCGTCTCCGTCCACTTACTCTCACAGTGATAGTG of the Punica granatum isolate Tunisia-2019 chromosome 6, ASM765513v2, whole genome shotgun sequence genome contains:
- the LOC116211474 gene encoding phosphoinositide phospholipase C 2-like isoform X3; its protein translation is MSTFRVCFCFRRRFKIREAEPPQDIIDLFNQYSENGTMGIDHLHRFLLEFQREKNATKENAEAIFHSLKHLNVFHRKGGLHLNAFFRYLLSDHNPPIPPSPQVHHDMNAPLAHYYLYTGHNSYLTGNQLSSDCSSEPIKKALAKGVRVIELDLWPNATGDKVEVCHGGTLTTPVGLMKCLHATKDYAFVISDYPVVITFEDHLTPALQAKVAKMVSKTFGEMLHLPESESLAEFPSPESLKKKIMISTKPPKEYLETQDSMEETTQEEAEEGEAEPNEDGVKAPEYKKLIAIHAGKPKGGVQSWLRTDLNKVRRLSLSEQELEAISRSHGTEIVRFTQKNLLRIYPKGARFDSSNYNPLLGWMHGAQMVALNMQGYGKYLWIMQGMFRANGGCGYIKKPDFLLNRSEIFNPGANLPVKKTLKVKLYMGDGWHLDFPHTHFDLYSPPDFFTKVGIVGVPADTTTKRSRAIEDDWVPVWNEEFHFSLTVPELAVLRIEVQEYDTSGKHDFGGQTCLPVSELREGIRAVSLFSRKGNRYKSVKLLMHFEFFDFDASM
- the LOC116211474 gene encoding phosphoinositide phospholipase C 2-like isoform X1, translated to MSTFRVCFCFRRRFKIREAEPPQDIIDLFNQYSENGTMGIDHLHRFLLEFQREKNATKENAEAIFHSLKHLNVFHRKGGLHLNAFFRYLLSDHNPPIPPSPQVHHDMNAPLAHYYLYTGHNSYLTGNQLSSDCSSEPIKKALAKGVRVIELDLWPNATGDKVEVCHGGTLTTPVGLMKCLHATKDYAFVISDYPVVITFEDHLTPALQAKVAKMVSKTFGEMLHLPESESLAEFPSPESLKKKIMISTKPPKEYLETQDSMEETTQQQEEAEEGEAEPNEDGVKAPEYKKLIAIHAGKPKGGVQSWLRTDLNKVRRLSLSEQELEAISRSHGTEIVRFTQKNLLRIYPKGARFDSSNYNPLLGWMHGAQMVALNMQGYGKYLWIMQGMFRANGGCGYIKKPDFLLNRSEIFNPGANLPVKKTLKVKLYMGDGWHLDFPHTHFDLYSPPDFFTKVGIVGVPADTTTKRSRAIEDDWVPVWNEEFHFSLTVPELAVLRIEVQEYDTSGKHDFGGQTCLPVSELREGIRAVSLFSRKGNRYKSVKLLMHFEFFDFDASM
- the LOC116211474 gene encoding phosphoinositide phospholipase C 2-like isoform X2, with product MSTFRVCFCFRRRFKIREAEPPQDIIDLFNQYSENGTMGIDHLHRFLLEFQREKNATKENAEAIFHSLKHLNVFHRKGGLHLNAFFRYLLSDHNPPIPPSPQVHHDMNAPLAHYYLYTGHNSYLTGNQLSSDCSSEPIKKALAKGVRVIELDLWPNATGDKVEVCHGGTLTTPVGLMKCLHATKDYAFVISDYPVVITFEDHLTPALQAKVAKMVSKTFGEMLHLPESESLAEFPSPESLKKKIMISTKPPKEYLETQDSMEETTQQEEAEEGEAEPNEDGVKAPEYKKLIAIHAGKPKGGVQSWLRTDLNKVRRLSLSEQELEAISRSHGTEIVRFTQKNLLRIYPKGARFDSSNYNPLLGWMHGAQMVALNMQGYGKYLWIMQGMFRANGGCGYIKKPDFLLNRSEIFNPGANLPVKKTLKVKLYMGDGWHLDFPHTHFDLYSPPDFFTKVGIVGVPADTTTKRSRAIEDDWVPVWNEEFHFSLTVPELAVLRIEVQEYDTSGKHDFGGQTCLPVSELREGIRAVSLFSRKGNRYKSVKLLMHFEFFDFDASM
- the LOC116211475 gene encoding O-glucosyltransferase rumi isoform X1, coding for MSMGLPSRTQSRRPSYLFTCAIPFSLFFLTILLLYKVDNFLSQTGTVAGHNLEPTPWHLFPPKTFTEQTRYARASKIIQCSYLTCPYAAPNSTPDRAQFPDPTETCPDFFSWIHRDLEPWALTGISLSDLEQARNFAAFRVLILDGKLYVDFYYACVQSRAMFTVWGLLQLLRRYPGLVPDVDLMFDCMDKPTINRTEHASRPLPLFRYCTTADHFDIPFPDWSFWGWPETNIHPWDKEFGDIKQGSRALSWRKKIPRAYWKGNPDVYSPIRTELLTCNHSRKWGAQIMRQDWVEEAKARYEQSKLSNQCKHRYKIYAEGYAWSVSLKYILSCGSLALIISPQYEDFFSRGLIPKKNYWPVSSTNVCSSVKFAVDWGNVNPSKAEAIGRGGQDFMESLSMDRVYDYMYHLIAGYSKLMDFKPISPASAREICLDSVLCFADAKQREFLEESTAFPPQRAPCKLEIK
- the LOC116211475 gene encoding O-glucosyltransferase rumi homolog isoform X2; translated protein: MSMGLPSRTQSRRPSYLFTCAIPFSLFFLTILLLYKVDNFLSQTGTVAGHNLEPTPWHLFPPKTFTEQTRYARASKIIQCSYLTCPYAAPNSTPDRAQFPDPTETCPDFFSWIHRDLEPWALTGISLSDLEQARNFAAFRVLILDGKLYVDFYYACVQSRAMFTVWGLLQLLRRYPGLVPDVDLMFDCMDKPTINRTEHASRPLPLFRYCTTADHFDIPFPDWSFWGWPETNIHPWDKEFGDIKQGSRALSWRKKIPRAYWKGNPDVYSPIRTELLTCNHSRKWGAQIMRQDWVEEAKARYEQSKLSNQCKHRYKIYAEGYAWSVSLKYILSCGSLALIISPQYEDFFSRGLIPKKNYWPVSSTNVCSSVKFAVDWGNVNPSKDTRS